In Halobacterium sp. R2-5, the following are encoded in one genomic region:
- a CDS encoding glycosyltransferase, protein MPPPTSVLLPTVTWAPACEEVAAQLAPEDELLVLCDTADDPVAGREDLPENVDVVLAGEPERCSGKANAIAAGMEAAEHDRIAWTDDDFHHPPDWLATLHADYERHGPVSELPVFVGRDPLARLLEPLYAVGGTLGVYLGDQAWAGAVLFERGDLDEATFLADLRRTVSDDGVLSEHVDVTPLRRTRRVEVGGTIRRTLERHVRFTKIVHRHDPGGHVWGALVTLATFVACLLVPLYAAVGLTALVAGVYAAFGIRRWTVVIAYPAALAAIPFGVYAHVRRTFVWGGRRYRWRGKYDVEVVDD, encoded by the coding sequence ATGCCCCCGCCGACGAGCGTGCTGCTGCCCACCGTGACCTGGGCGCCGGCCTGCGAGGAGGTGGCCGCCCAGCTGGCCCCCGAGGACGAACTGCTCGTGCTCTGCGACACCGCCGACGACCCGGTCGCAGGCCGCGAGGACCTTCCCGAGAACGTCGACGTGGTCCTCGCGGGCGAGCCCGAACGCTGCTCCGGGAAGGCGAACGCTATCGCCGCCGGCATGGAGGCCGCCGAGCACGACCGCATCGCGTGGACGGACGACGACTTCCACCACCCGCCGGACTGGCTCGCGACCCTGCACGCGGACTACGAGCGCCACGGCCCGGTCTCCGAGCTCCCCGTGTTCGTCGGCCGCGACCCGCTCGCGAGACTGCTCGAACCGCTCTACGCGGTCGGCGGCACGCTCGGCGTCTACCTCGGCGACCAGGCCTGGGCAGGCGCCGTCCTCTTCGAACGCGGCGACCTCGACGAGGCGACGTTCCTCGCGGACCTCCGGCGGACGGTCAGCGACGACGGCGTGCTCTCCGAGCACGTCGACGTCACTCCGCTGCGGCGCACCCGCCGCGTCGAAGTCGGGGGAACCATCCGCCGGACCCTCGAACGCCACGTCCGGTTCACGAAAATCGTCCACCGCCACGACCCCGGCGGCCACGTCTGGGGCGCGCTCGTGACGCTCGCGACGTTCGTCGCGTGCCTGCTCGTCCCGCTGTACGCCGCCGTCGGACTGACGGCGCTCGTCGCCGGCGTCTACGCCGCGTTCGGCATCCGTCGATGGACCGTCGTCATCGCGTATCCCGCGGCGCTCGCGGCGATTCCGTTCGGCGTGTACGCGCACGTCCGCCGGACGTTCGTCTGGGGCGGCCGGCGCTACCGCTGGCGCGGCAAGTACGACGTCGAAGTCGTCGACGACTGA
- a CDS encoding alpha/beta fold hydrolase: MAPASDARRDTAREFAVRFADEAFADAADALSADGREAVVDAYPDGLAAGNLDAEDALEQFWYGLYGQYGAFEGVDSVTVDGDEVAVELAFADGRHVLELSVEDGAVTDFALPSEYESPAYADRGAFTESEVTVDADDVDLGGVLAVPDGDDPFPGVVLVHGAGIHDTDGGATRILEDFAWGLASEGVAVLRYEKRLHDHEVPAEEYTLDTVVVDDAVAAVNELAAADPVDEDSVFVAGHSQGGMAAPRIAERHGGVAGVVSLDGAADNELDPEDVSVPFLRYGMDPEGDLDEEQEAQLEAQREEFRRVAAGELGPDEEFMGKPGRWFESVQEYHPGETAERLDAPTFVAKAGRVDEDVQPEIAAFHAERLEKWRALDLPEGSRVEFYEDVGHYFKEGREPTTMAHLHFADSVAEYVVSDIAEWVETVADA, from the coding sequence ATGGCCCCCGCAAGCGACGCGCGACGCGACACCGCGCGCGAGTTCGCCGTCCGCTTCGCCGACGAGGCGTTTGCGGACGCCGCCGACGCGCTCTCCGCGGACGGCCGGGAGGCGGTCGTCGACGCCTATCCGGACGGGCTCGCGGCCGGCAACCTCGACGCGGAGGACGCGCTCGAACAGTTCTGGTACGGCCTCTACGGCCAGTACGGCGCCTTCGAGGGCGTCGACAGCGTGACCGTCGACGGCGACGAGGTCGCGGTCGAACTGGCGTTCGCCGACGGCAGGCACGTCCTCGAACTGAGCGTCGAGGACGGCGCGGTCACGGACTTCGCGCTCCCGAGCGAGTACGAGTCGCCGGCGTACGCCGACCGCGGCGCGTTCACCGAGAGCGAGGTGACCGTCGACGCCGACGACGTGGACCTCGGCGGCGTCCTCGCGGTCCCGGACGGCGACGACCCGTTCCCGGGCGTCGTGCTCGTCCACGGCGCTGGTATCCACGACACAGACGGCGGCGCGACGAGGATCCTCGAGGACTTCGCGTGGGGGCTGGCGAGCGAGGGCGTCGCCGTCCTCCGCTACGAGAAGCGTCTGCACGACCACGAGGTCCCCGCCGAGGAGTACACGCTCGACACCGTCGTCGTGGACGACGCTGTGGCCGCTGTAAACGAACTGGCGGCCGCCGACCCGGTGGACGAGGACAGCGTGTTCGTCGCGGGCCACAGCCAGGGCGGGATGGCCGCGCCGCGCATCGCGGAGCGACACGGCGGCGTCGCGGGCGTCGTCTCTCTCGACGGCGCCGCGGACAACGAACTCGACCCGGAGGACGTCTCGGTGCCGTTCCTCAGGTACGGCATGGACCCGGAGGGCGACCTCGACGAGGAACAGGAGGCGCAACTCGAAGCCCAGCGGGAGGAGTTCCGACGTGTCGCGGCGGGCGAACTCGGCCCGGACGAGGAGTTCATGGGCAAACCCGGTCGGTGGTTCGAGAGCGTGCAGGAGTACCACCCCGGGGAGACGGCCGAACGCCTCGACGCGCCGACGTTCGTCGCGAAGGCCGGCCGCGTCGACGAGGACGTCCAGCCCGAAATCGCGGCGTTCCACGCCGAGCGCCTCGAGAAGTGGCGCGCGCTCGACCTCCCGGAGGGCAGCCGCGTCGAGTTCTACGAGGACGTCGGCCACTACTTCAAGGAAGGCCGCGAGCCGACGACGATGGCGCACCTCCACTTCGCCGACAGCGTCGCCGAGTACGTCGTCAGCGATATCGCGGAGTGGGTAGAGACGGTCGCGGACGCGTAG
- a CDS encoding TFIIB-type zinc ribbon-containing protein codes for MDVRGERECKSCGTRWSYYETGSVECPECGSVRSVGVGERRTHTDGNAELDLSGAKRAAADGDLRGALDPAADACREYCQSRGFVSGGDLLELDDTYLAAQELRRAAVLLGDALRLDDAAEEYVLELLNGAEDGRRPAPEHVPESLRAVRGLGYAAAVDHYRTDVRTYCDGEVPEPERGLLASLRDHAKRVEALDGDVAPADAERLVEAARAIRESLVGDDSGAERARTHLDALVDA; via the coding sequence ATGGACGTGCGCGGCGAACGGGAGTGCAAGTCGTGCGGGACGCGGTGGTCGTACTACGAGACCGGGAGCGTGGAGTGTCCCGAGTGCGGCAGCGTGCGCAGCGTCGGCGTCGGCGAGCGGCGCACGCATACGGACGGGAACGCCGAACTCGACCTCTCGGGCGCGAAGCGCGCGGCCGCGGACGGCGACCTCCGCGGCGCGCTCGACCCCGCGGCCGACGCGTGCCGCGAGTACTGCCAGTCTCGGGGGTTCGTCTCCGGCGGCGACCTGCTGGAACTCGACGACACCTACCTCGCGGCCCAGGAGCTCCGGCGCGCGGCGGTCCTGCTCGGGGACGCGCTGCGCCTCGACGACGCCGCCGAGGAGTACGTGCTCGAACTGCTGAACGGCGCGGAGGACGGCCGGCGGCCCGCTCCCGAGCACGTCCCCGAGTCGCTGCGCGCGGTCCGCGGGCTCGGGTACGCGGCCGCGGTCGACCACTACCGGACGGACGTGCGGACGTACTGCGACGGCGAGGTCCCCGAACCCGAGCGCGGCCTGCTGGCGTCGCTGCGCGACCACGCCAAGCGCGTGGAGGCGCTCGACGGCGACGTCGCTCCCGCGGACGCGGAACGCCTCGTCGAAGCAGCGCGAGCGATCAGGGAGTCGCTGGTCGGGGACGACTCGGGCGCCGAGCGGGCGCGCACGCACCTCGACGCGCTCGTCGACGCGTGA
- a CDS encoding tetrahydrofolate dehydrogenase/cyclohydrolase catalytic domain-containing protein — protein sequence MTSVIDGNAVAADVRDDLTACVETLADAGVTPRLATVLMNDKQASATYVSMKQRDCEEIGIAAEDVRIDPDAPAEELFETVADLNARDDVHGILVQAPTPDHVPDEQVLSAVDPAKDVDGFHPENVGKLVAGNARFKPCTPHGIQKLLASEGVDTEGEEVVVVGRSNIVGKPLANLLVQKSDGGNATVTVCHSRTDDLAEHTRRADVVVAAAGVTELVDGSMLSEGTVVIDVGINRVDADNEKGYELVGDVEFESAKEKASAITPVPGGVGPMTRAMLLYNTVKAAGEQTGVDVELP from the coding sequence ATGACCAGCGTCATCGACGGGAACGCCGTCGCCGCCGACGTCCGCGACGACCTCACCGCTTGCGTGGAGACGCTCGCGGACGCCGGCGTCACGCCGCGGCTCGCGACCGTCCTGATGAACGACAAGCAGGCCAGCGCGACGTACGTCTCGATGAAACAGCGGGACTGCGAGGAGATCGGCATCGCCGCCGAGGACGTCCGCATCGACCCGGACGCGCCCGCCGAGGAGCTGTTCGAGACGGTCGCGGACCTGAACGCCCGCGACGACGTCCACGGCATCCTCGTGCAGGCCCCGACGCCCGACCACGTCCCCGACGAGCAAGTGCTCTCCGCGGTCGACCCCGCGAAGGACGTGGACGGCTTCCACCCCGAGAACGTCGGGAAGCTCGTCGCCGGCAACGCCCGCTTCAAGCCCTGCACGCCCCACGGCATCCAGAAGCTCCTCGCGAGCGAGGGCGTCGACACGGAGGGCGAGGAAGTCGTCGTCGTCGGCCGCTCGAACATCGTCGGGAAGCCGCTCGCGAACCTCCTCGTCCAGAAGAGCGACGGCGGGAACGCCACCGTGACCGTCTGTCACAGCCGCACCGACGACCTCGCGGAGCACACGCGCCGCGCGGACGTCGTGGTCGCGGCCGCGGGCGTCACCGAACTCGTCGACGGCTCGATGCTCTCGGAGGGCACCGTCGTCATCGACGTCGGCATCAACCGCGTGGACGCGGACAACGAGAAGGGCTACGAGCTCGTCGGCGACGTCGAGTTCGAGAGCGCGAAGGAGAAGGCCAGCGCCATCACGCCCGTTCCCGGCGGCGTCGGCCCGATGACGCGCGCGATGCTGCTGTACAACACCGTGAAGGCCGCCGGCGAGCAGACCGGTGTCGACGTCGAACTGCCCTGA
- a CDS encoding YihY/virulence factor BrkB family protein — MSYRGAFDGSARELVVAVVALSREQGLSVTAAGVAYYTFTALLPMLVLGVLAVSASGYVGLAAERVTVLANVSPRNVLVVAQAVEESQGFGRLTALATAVATWSSLSLGHTVSQVFEDVYEDVGHTPLERIADVVVVFLTWLAALLLVLAVGIALAFLQSAVVVSVGWPLVLFVALVAVFLPMYLVFPNAVSFRDALPGTAFAAAVWTLSALVLRAYAMAAPTVRLFGAVGAVLLVLTWLYVGSLALLVGAATNAVLAERPRKPRT; from the coding sequence ATGTCCTACCGTGGCGCCTTCGACGGGAGCGCGCGCGAACTGGTCGTTGCGGTGGTGGCGCTCTCCCGCGAGCAGGGGCTGTCGGTGACTGCGGCGGGCGTCGCGTACTACACGTTCACCGCCCTGCTACCGATGCTCGTGCTCGGCGTGCTCGCGGTGTCAGCGAGCGGCTACGTCGGACTGGCGGCCGAACGCGTCACCGTGCTCGCGAACGTCTCCCCGAGGAACGTACTGGTCGTCGCGCAGGCGGTCGAGGAGAGCCAGGGGTTCGGTCGGCTCACCGCGCTCGCGACCGCCGTCGCGACGTGGAGTTCGCTGTCGCTCGGCCACACCGTCTCGCAGGTGTTCGAGGACGTCTACGAGGACGTCGGGCACACGCCGCTGGAGCGCATCGCGGACGTCGTCGTGGTCTTTCTCACGTGGCTCGCCGCGCTCCTGCTCGTGCTCGCGGTGGGCATCGCGCTCGCGTTCCTGCAGTCGGCCGTGGTGGTGTCCGTTGGCTGGCCGCTGGTGTTGTTCGTCGCGCTCGTCGCGGTGTTCCTGCCGATGTACCTCGTGTTCCCGAACGCCGTGTCGTTCCGGGACGCGCTCCCCGGGACGGCGTTCGCGGCGGCGGTGTGGACGCTGTCCGCGCTGGTGCTCCGGGCGTACGCCATGGCCGCGCCGACCGTGCGGCTGTTCGGCGCCGTCGGCGCGGTCCTGCTGGTGTTGACGTGGCTGTACGTCGGCAGTCTCGCGTTGCTCGTCGGCGCGGCGACGAACGCGGTGCTCGCCGAGCGACCACGGAAACCACGAACGTGA
- the glyA gene encoding serine hydroxymethyltransferase: MSYDDVREVDPAVADALVGERHRQNETLAMIASENHASEAVLQAQSSELTNKYAEGYPGERYYGGCEFADDVEELAIERAKELFGADHANVQPHSGSSANMGVYFSVLEPGDKILSLDLTHGGHLSHGHPANFAGQLYDVEQYEVDAETGRLDYDSLRETAEEFEPDIIVSGFSAYPREVEWERIQEAADAVDAYHMADIAHITGLVAAGEHPSPVGVADFVTGSTHKTIRAGRGGIIMCDEEFADDVDSAVFPGAQGGPLMHNIAGKAVGFQEALDDSFDEYAAQVVHNAEVLGETLQDHGFSLVSGGTDTHLVLVDLRDSHPEVSGGDAEEALEEVGIVLNANTVPDETRSAFNPSGIRAGTPALTTRGFDEEAMETVGDCIAKVIDNLGDAEVYAEVAATVESLCHDHPLYE, translated from the coding sequence ATGAGCTACGACGACGTCCGGGAGGTCGACCCGGCAGTCGCGGACGCGCTGGTCGGCGAGCGCCACCGCCAGAACGAGACGCTGGCGATGATCGCCAGCGAGAACCACGCCAGCGAGGCCGTCCTCCAGGCCCAGAGCAGCGAACTCACGAACAAGTACGCCGAGGGCTACCCAGGCGAGCGCTACTACGGCGGCTGCGAGTTCGCCGACGACGTCGAGGAGCTCGCCATCGAGCGGGCCAAGGAGCTGTTCGGCGCCGACCACGCGAACGTCCAGCCCCACAGCGGCTCGTCGGCGAACATGGGCGTCTACTTCTCCGTGCTCGAACCCGGCGACAAGATTCTCTCGCTGGACCTCACGCACGGCGGCCACCTCAGCCACGGACACCCCGCGAACTTCGCGGGGCAGCTCTACGACGTCGAGCAGTACGAGGTCGACGCCGAGACAGGTCGACTGGACTACGACTCGCTGCGCGAGACCGCCGAGGAGTTCGAACCCGACATCATCGTCTCCGGATTCTCGGCGTACCCGCGGGAGGTCGAGTGGGAGCGCATCCAGGAAGCCGCGGACGCGGTCGACGCCTACCACATGGCGGACATCGCGCACATCACCGGCCTCGTGGCGGCGGGCGAACACCCGTCGCCGGTCGGCGTCGCGGACTTCGTGACCGGCAGCACGCACAAGACCATCCGCGCGGGCCGCGGCGGCATCATCATGTGCGACGAGGAGTTCGCCGACGACGTCGACTCCGCGGTATTCCCGGGCGCGCAGGGCGGCCCGCTGATGCACAACATCGCGGGGAAGGCGGTCGGCTTCCAGGAGGCCCTCGACGACTCCTTCGACGAGTACGCCGCGCAGGTCGTGCACAACGCCGAGGTGCTCGGCGAGACGCTGCAAGACCACGGGTTCTCGCTGGTCTCCGGCGGCACCGACACCCACCTCGTGCTCGTCGACCTCCGGGACTCCCACCCCGAGGTCTCCGGCGGCGACGCCGAGGAGGCCCTCGAAGAGGTCGGCATCGTGCTGAACGCCAACACCGTGCCGGACGAGACGCGCTCGGCGTTCAATCCGTCGGGCATCCGCGCGGGGACGCCCGCGCTGACGACCCGCGGCTTCGACGAGGAGGCGATGGAGACGGTCGGGGACTGCATCGCGAAGGTAATCGACAACCTCGGCGACGCCGAGGTGTACGCGGAGGTCGCCGCAACCGTCGAGAGCCTCTGTCACGACCACCCGCTGTACGAGTAG
- a CDS encoding DUF5821 family protein yields the protein MSQNLLGTSVDDVVRTVLDADPGELFVVNPAGGTVEELVDVANAYEGELPTIRLLGDERTLKDVTDDFIVASNAANLVEDGSLELRLLGDDTRSSMLVTEDRTVALLEVGGLVGGLTTDDAEFAETAYDAVTDDWAAAEEFMLRTPAIDRVSQTLGENISADVEEDFGDVLASMETARGDGDGLDEVTVSLLVAAKNRVLLYDISKWGEDVGIASKATFSRTKTKLEDLGLIDTEKVPIDVGRPRLRLKLADDRLEDAPPAELANVAQSVLP from the coding sequence ATGTCACAGAATCTACTGGGGACGAGCGTGGACGACGTCGTCCGAACCGTCCTCGACGCCGACCCCGGCGAGCTGTTCGTAGTGAACCCCGCCGGGGGGACCGTCGAGGAACTCGTCGACGTCGCCAACGCCTACGAGGGGGAGCTCCCGACGATCCGACTGCTCGGTGACGAGCGAACGCTCAAGGACGTCACCGACGACTTCATCGTCGCGAGCAACGCCGCGAACCTCGTGGAGGACGGCTCGCTCGAACTCCGCCTGCTCGGCGACGACACTCGCAGCTCGATGCTCGTCACCGAGGACCGCACGGTCGCGCTCCTGGAGGTCGGCGGCCTCGTCGGCGGTCTCACCACCGACGACGCGGAGTTCGCCGAGACCGCCTACGACGCCGTCACCGACGACTGGGCGGCCGCCGAGGAGTTCATGCTCCGCACGCCCGCCATCGACCGCGTCAGCCAGACGCTCGGCGAGAACATCAGCGCGGACGTCGAGGAGGACTTCGGCGACGTGCTGGCTTCCATGGAGACCGCGCGCGGCGACGGCGACGGCCTCGACGAGGTCACCGTCAGCCTGCTGGTCGCCGCGAAGAACCGCGTGCTCCTCTACGACATCAGCAAGTGGGGCGAGGACGTCGGTATCGCGTCGAAGGCGACGTTCTCCCGCACGAAGACGAAGCTCGAGGACCTCGGGCTCATCGACACGGAGAAGGTCCCCATCGACGTCGGTCGGCCGCGCCTGCGCCTCAAGCTCGCGGACGACCGCCTCGAGGACGCGCCGCCCGCCGAACTCGCGAACGTCGCCCAGTCGGTTCTCCCGTAG
- a CDS encoding YcaO-like family protein, which produces MTVAVVGDGPAVEAVRAALADVDAAVEATGVAGVADAEFAVVVGVAGSGGFGTANEHARDGGTPLLAVEVGGLGGRPLADVDAGVSLLAPEGPCFECLAARVTATGHEPAESPSADRSAVRLAGAHAGRLAVDALRGNAAPGTVLELPHAERTLAPVPNCSCADDGPASDLRLGDQGRSLDEALAAAEPLVDDRVGVLTAVGERESFPAPYYLAVGTDTSPFSDAEASTKSAGVAADWNAAYMKAVGEGFERYAAGVYREADFETAPVDHEDGVPPERFVRPEDAGTEEEIQWMRGEHLASGDSALLPADRVVFPPPENRPGTITTGLGLGNSGAGAALSGLYETVERDATMLSWYSTFEPLGLQVEDPGFAELERRARAEDLDVTALLCTQDVDVPVVAVAVRRDDWPRFALGSAADLDAVAAARDALCEALQNWMELRAMGPEQAADEDGAIGKYADFPRDVRGFVDPETTIPAGDVGPDDPPEGADELDAVLDALADADLDAYAARLTTRDLEDAGFEAVRVLVPDAQPLFVDQPFFGERARKIPRELGFQARLDKPFHPFP; this is translated from the coding sequence GTGACCGTCGCCGTGGTCGGCGACGGCCCGGCCGTCGAAGCCGTCCGAGCCGCGCTCGCTGACGTCGACGCCGCCGTCGAAGCCACCGGCGTCGCGGGCGTCGCGGACGCGGAGTTCGCCGTCGTCGTCGGCGTCGCGGGCTCCGGCGGGTTCGGTACCGCGAACGAGCACGCCCGGGACGGAGGAACGCCGCTGCTCGCCGTCGAAGTGGGCGGGCTCGGCGGCCGCCCGCTCGCGGACGTCGACGCGGGCGTCTCGCTGCTCGCACCGGAGGGGCCGTGTTTCGAGTGTTTGGCGGCGCGCGTGACCGCGACGGGCCACGAACCGGCGGAATCGCCGAGCGCCGACCGGAGCGCCGTGCGGCTCGCGGGCGCGCACGCCGGCCGCCTCGCCGTGGACGCACTGCGCGGGAACGCCGCCCCCGGAACCGTCCTCGAACTTCCACACGCCGAGCGCACGCTCGCGCCCGTCCCGAACTGCTCGTGCGCAGACGACGGCCCCGCCAGTGACCTCCGGCTGGGCGACCAGGGGCGGTCGCTGGACGAAGCGCTCGCGGCCGCGGAGCCGCTGGTCGACGACCGCGTCGGCGTGCTCACGGCCGTCGGCGAGCGCGAGTCGTTCCCCGCGCCGTACTACCTCGCGGTCGGCACCGACACCTCGCCGTTCAGCGACGCGGAGGCGTCCACGAAGTCCGCTGGCGTCGCCGCCGACTGGAACGCCGCCTACATGAAGGCGGTCGGCGAGGGCTTCGAGCGGTACGCCGCGGGCGTCTACCGCGAAGCGGACTTCGAGACCGCGCCCGTCGACCACGAGGACGGCGTTCCGCCCGAGCGCTTCGTCCGCCCCGAGGACGCCGGCACCGAGGAGGAAATTCAGTGGATGCGCGGCGAACACCTCGCTTCCGGGGACTCGGCGCTGCTGCCCGCGGACCGCGTCGTCTTCCCGCCGCCCGAGAACCGCCCGGGGACGATCACGACGGGGCTCGGCCTCGGGAACTCCGGCGCCGGCGCGGCGCTGTCGGGCCTCTACGAGACCGTCGAGCGCGACGCCACGATGCTGTCGTGGTACTCCACGTTCGAGCCGCTCGGCCTCCAGGTCGAGGACCCGGGCTTCGCCGAGCTCGAACGCCGGGCTCGCGCGGAGGACCTCGACGTGACGGCGCTCCTCTGCACGCAGGACGTCGACGTGCCCGTCGTCGCGGTCGCGGTCCGCCGCGACGACTGGCCGCGGTTCGCGCTCGGCTCCGCCGCGGACCTCGACGCCGTCGCCGCCGCCCGCGACGCGCTCTGCGAAGCCCTCCAGAACTGGATGGAGCTCCGCGCGATGGGGCCCGAGCAGGCCGCCGACGAGGACGGCGCTATCGGCAAGTACGCCGACTTCCCGCGCGACGTCCGCGGGTTCGTCGACCCCGAGACCACCATCCCCGCCGGCGACGTCGGCCCCGACGACCCCCCGGAGGGAGCCGACGAACTCGACGCCGTGCTCGACGCGCTCGCCGACGCCGACCTCGACGCCTACGCCGCCCGCCTCACGACCCGTGACTTGGAGGACGCGGGCTTCGAGGCCGTGCGGGTGTTAGTGCCGGACGCCCAGCCGCTGTTCGTCGACCAGCCGTTCTTCGGCGAGCGAGCGCGCAAAATCCCGAGAGAGTTGGGCTTTCAGGCGCGGCTTGACAAGCCGTTCCACCCCTTCCCCTGA
- a CDS encoding DUF63 family protein, whose amino-acid sequence MTFPETDRERAWTAAVGVALVALVGGSILFPDTVYGGFVWHYFWGPVVADANGANCAVWNGGSVRLLYNSTACSGATEPVAYPGYTLVSEVGYAVTLLASLVGVTFLLDNLRVGERLELLYALFPFVLLGGALRVVEDANDAAAAATGVEQFLAYPVNTLIISPVIYFVMFAITLAVLVACVYLARRTGVFEDYIRPLAAAGTVLLAATVGFLVYLAVTTDYVSLLPQFTVLTLLFATIITAVVWYYVRRRLPDVASGTEFAGAVVLWGHAVDGVANVIGLDWADELGLAYDLVPKHPVNAAVVDITQSVLPASVIHYTGDAWPFLVLKIVAALFVLWLFDAQLREEAPRYFTLMLVAVLAVGLGPGSRDMLRATFGI is encoded by the coding sequence ATGACGTTCCCCGAGACCGACCGCGAGCGCGCCTGGACCGCGGCCGTCGGCGTCGCCCTCGTCGCCCTCGTCGGTGGGTCGATTCTGTTCCCCGACACCGTCTACGGCGGCTTCGTCTGGCACTACTTCTGGGGTCCCGTCGTCGCGGACGCCAACGGCGCGAACTGCGCCGTCTGGAACGGCGGCTCAGTCCGCCTGCTCTACAACTCGACGGCGTGCTCTGGAGCGACCGAACCCGTCGCGTACCCCGGCTACACGCTCGTCTCCGAGGTCGGGTACGCCGTCACGCTGCTCGCGTCGCTGGTCGGCGTCACGTTCCTCCTCGACAACCTCCGCGTCGGCGAGCGCCTCGAACTCCTGTACGCGCTGTTCCCGTTCGTACTGCTCGGCGGCGCGCTCCGCGTCGTCGAGGACGCCAACGACGCCGCCGCGGCCGCGACGGGCGTCGAGCAGTTCCTCGCCTACCCCGTGAACACGCTCATCATCAGCCCCGTCATCTACTTCGTGATGTTCGCCATCACGCTCGCGGTGCTCGTCGCGTGCGTCTACCTCGCGCGGCGCACCGGCGTCTTCGAGGACTACATCCGCCCGCTCGCAGCAGCCGGCACCGTCCTCCTCGCCGCCACCGTCGGCTTCCTCGTCTACCTCGCCGTCACTACCGACTACGTCTCCCTCCTCCCGCAGTTCACGGTGCTCACGCTGCTGTTCGCCACGATCATCACCGCGGTCGTCTGGTACTACGTCCGCCGGCGGCTCCCCGACGTCGCCTCCGGCACCGAGTTCGCGGGCGCCGTCGTCCTCTGGGGCCACGCCGTCGACGGCGTCGCCAACGTCATCGGCCTCGACTGGGCCGACGAACTCGGGCTCGCGTACGACCTCGTCCCCAAGCACCCGGTCAACGCCGCGGTCGTCGACATCACGCAGAGCGTCCTCCCCGCCTCGGTCATCCACTACACGGGCGACGCGTGGCCGTTCCTCGTCCTCAAAATCGTCGCCGCGCTGTTCGTCCTCTGGCTGTTCGACGCGCAACTCCGCGAGGAAGCCCCCCGGTACTTCACGCTCATGCTCGTCGCCGTCCTCGCCGTCGGCCTCGGGCCGGGAAGCCGGGACATGCTCCGCGCGACGTTCGGGATCTGA
- a CDS encoding Lrp/AsnC family transcriptional regulator, whose amino-acid sequence MELDETDREILRALQSDARKPFSEIAREIEMSSATVHDRVNRMEEAGVIRGYHADVDPKAAGFGTSAVVGLSVEQGREQDALDRLADIEGIQAVHLTTGEWDIILRVYAENTDHLRELMFEEIADMEGFARSQTMVVLGTEYESRELPL is encoded by the coding sequence ATGGAGTTAGACGAGACGGACCGCGAGATTCTGCGCGCGCTCCAGTCGGACGCGCGGAAGCCGTTCAGCGAGATCGCCCGCGAGATAGAGATGTCCAGCGCGACCGTCCACGACCGCGTCAACCGCATGGAGGAGGCCGGCGTCATCCGCGGCTACCACGCCGACGTCGACCCGAAGGCCGCCGGGTTCGGCACCTCGGCGGTCGTCGGCCTGAGCGTCGAACAGGGCCGCGAACAGGACGCCCTCGACCGGCTCGCGGACATCGAGGGGATCCAGGCGGTCCACCTCACGACCGGCGAGTGGGACATCATCTTGCGCGTGTACGCCGAGAACACCGACCACCTCCGCGAGCTCATGTTCGAGGAGATCGCGGACATGGAGGGGTTCGCGCGCTCCCAGACGATGGTCGTCCTCGGCACCGAGTACGAGTCCCGCGAACTCCCGCTGTAG